In Verrucomicrobiia bacterium, one DNA window encodes the following:
- a CDS encoding EamA family transporter, with the protein MRESQNRSGTPPRWQVMMAFAAVYLIWGSTYLGIRVAVETIPPFSMAGSRALVAGALLYIWARVRGAARPEAIHWREAAIVGGFLLLGGNGLLSWAEQQVPSGVSALIIGSVPLWMVLLEWLWHSGPRPTVGTVSGLIVGFAGLGFLVAPGKLGNGTQVNLSGTAALLLAAFFWAIGSLYSRRALLPSSQLLGAAMEMIGGGVLLLVVGAALDEWKHFTFAHVTVHSAIAWVYLSVVGSLIGFTAYVWLLKATTPARASTYAYVNPVVAVFLGWALVGEPITPRMLFAALAIILAVVIIVTRSKEVPTET; encoded by the coding sequence ATGCGCGAATCGCAAAACCGATCCGGGACACCCCCGCGCTGGCAGGTCATGATGGCCTTCGCGGCGGTCTATCTCATTTGGGGATCGACGTACCTCGGCATCCGTGTGGCGGTCGAAACCATCCCGCCGTTCTCGATGGCAGGCTCGCGCGCGCTGGTAGCCGGCGCATTACTTTACATTTGGGCCCGAGTGCGCGGAGCGGCGCGCCCGGAAGCCATCCATTGGCGTGAAGCGGCCATCGTGGGCGGATTCTTACTGCTGGGGGGGAACGGATTACTGAGTTGGGCCGAGCAACAAGTGCCCTCCGGGGTCAGCGCGCTAATCATCGGCTCGGTCCCTTTGTGGATGGTGCTGCTGGAATGGCTCTGGCACAGCGGGCCGCGGCCAACGGTGGGCACTGTTTCGGGGCTTATCGTGGGATTCGCCGGCCTCGGCTTTCTCGTGGCCCCCGGCAAGTTGGGAAATGGGACGCAGGTCAATCTCTCCGGTACGGCCGCGCTCCTGCTGGCGGCATTTTTTTGGGCCATCGGCTCATTGTACTCGCGGCGGGCGCTACTGCCGTCGTCGCAGTTGCTCGGCGCGGCGATGGAAATGATCGGGGGAGGCGTTTTGCTGTTGGTGGTGGGCGCCGCGCTTGACGAATGGAAGCATTTTACGTTCGCCCATGTGACAGTCCACTCGGCCATCGCTTGGGTCTATCTCTCGGTGGTTGGATCGCTGATTGGCTTCACCGCGTATGTGTGGCTCCTGAAAGCCACGACACCGGCGCGGGCTTCCACATATGCATATGTCAATCCCGTGGTCGCGGTATTCCTTGGTTGGGCACTGGTTGGCGAACCGATTACGCCCCGCATGTTGTTCGCGGCCCTGGCGATCATCCTGGCGGTTGTGATCATCGTGACGCGCTCCAAGGAAGTGCCGACGGAAACCTGA
- a CDS encoding HEAT repeat domain-containing protein has protein sequence MTRTIRIIVALCLFASRPSCLRCETPPALDSTDEHAIELALRALKMTPQDLSFSKTNAESELVLHKASVFLQHPLTLPVYGQSVMSNLQTVTSLAALARFSREQLEIRRGDLDFKFAPMTVDPAFLNGLPPSVALAIRKIVDAASLSKTLLVQGLPPDKNTPFAAFAAETFELDKDKAEVESWERLGIDTHTLRGILKRSDDLELQDDELAQDILDASDKLNSRYLFIAFEQLSWAVESAIADLRTNTFTEEFQVETDTPLGKIIVGGVGHNVYSNEAFLIIDTGGDDTYLNSAGGANGLLGRPISIVIDLGGNDQFTSKRSFSQGSGVFGIGILAALGSNCTFQSKNISQGAGLFGCGLLMTGQGKQTFEADTFCQGAGKFGAGILWQRGGDTTYKASEMAQGFGGTSGIGLLLDESGDDLYITGGKYPCGWLPKHFFTLSQGFGYGMRPFAGGGIGILCDLKGNDHYVADVYGQGASYWYSVGLLLDAEGNDIYDAYQYCQGAGIHLSSGALIDWNGNDTYTAGHICQGAAHDYAVGMLIDRAGDDKYSGDTTAQGAAINNSFAMLLDHAGNDSYTGTDTNQSQAAGHDGGKREYGSIALLLDLSGQDYYSQGQTNNTIWLKPLYGAGLDCEAGTNASGESVVAALLRSAELNSPKPLNPVPQKRLYTIAPVDPHQPIEQLLRRANSDKSDAATASAELKKRGVEVLPWLISRLDSPEVLIRVKAEEVADDLGTNSIPLLIDGIDHAKNDDVARICCYFLARFDEKARAAIPHILPLIDRDKTRTTAFYTLGHLRARAAFKPAMAALADPRELVRLRAAQALGRIADARAIPKLIAVLNDEMYDVRYAAADSLVVLGRPSIGPLRKAFAKAPLRARPHIIEALVKLGDKRALAWAKSEYKNDDVLVRAALEKQFTEELATATKKR, from the coding sequence GTGACCCGCACCATTCGAATCATCGTCGCTCTCTGTCTCTTTGCTTCGCGCCCTTCGTGCCTTCGTTGTGAAACTCCTCCGGCCCTCGACTCCACCGACGAACACGCCATCGAACTCGCCCTCCGCGCCCTCAAAATGACCCCGCAAGACTTGTCGTTCTCGAAAACAAACGCCGAGTCCGAACTGGTGCTCCACAAAGCCAGCGTCTTCCTGCAGCACCCGCTTACTTTGCCGGTTTATGGCCAATCGGTAATGTCCAATTTGCAAACCGTTACCTCATTGGCGGCACTCGCTCGATTCTCTCGCGAACAATTGGAAATACGTCGTGGGGATTTGGACTTCAAATTTGCTCCGATGACTGTTGACCCGGCGTTCCTGAATGGGCTGCCGCCATCCGTGGCCCTCGCCATTCGGAAAATCGTTGACGCCGCGTCACTCTCGAAAACCCTGCTCGTTCAGGGCTTGCCTCCAGACAAGAATACGCCGTTCGCGGCATTCGCGGCGGAAACATTCGAACTCGACAAGGATAAAGCCGAAGTAGAATCGTGGGAACGGTTGGGAATCGACACTCACACGCTCCGGGGCATCCTGAAACGAAGTGACGACCTTGAACTTCAAGATGATGAACTGGCGCAGGACATTCTCGACGCCAGCGACAAGTTGAATTCGAGGTATCTGTTTATCGCATTCGAGCAGTTGAGCTGGGCCGTTGAGTCCGCAATTGCTGATCTCCGCACCAACACCTTCACCGAAGAGTTTCAAGTCGAAACCGACACTCCTCTCGGCAAAATCATTGTCGGCGGGGTAGGGCACAACGTGTATTCGAACGAGGCCTTCCTCATTATCGATACGGGCGGCGATGACACCTATCTGAATTCCGCGGGCGGAGCTAATGGACTACTCGGGCGGCCCATTTCCATCGTGATCGATCTCGGCGGCAACGATCAGTTCACCTCGAAACGCAGTTTCTCGCAAGGGTCGGGAGTCTTCGGCATTGGGATTCTCGCCGCGCTGGGCAGCAATTGCACCTTTCAGTCAAAAAACATCTCGCAAGGAGCAGGCCTTTTCGGTTGCGGATTGCTCATGACAGGGCAGGGGAAGCAGACCTTCGAAGCGGACACGTTCTGTCAGGGCGCCGGAAAATTTGGCGCGGGCATCCTCTGGCAACGCGGCGGCGACACCACGTACAAGGCCTCCGAAATGGCGCAGGGATTCGGCGGCACAAGCGGAATCGGACTCCTCCTCGACGAAAGCGGCGACGATTTGTACATTACCGGCGGCAAATATCCCTGCGGCTGGCTGCCGAAGCATTTTTTCACGTTGTCGCAAGGTTTCGGCTACGGGATGCGACCGTTCGCGGGCGGCGGCATCGGCATCCTCTGCGATTTGAAGGGCAACGACCACTATGTGGCCGACGTGTACGGTCAAGGCGCCAGCTACTGGTATTCCGTCGGCCTGCTTCTCGACGCGGAAGGCAACGATATCTACGACGCCTATCAATACTGTCAGGGCGCGGGAATTCATCTCAGCAGCGGCGCACTCATTGATTGGAACGGCAACGACACCTATACCGCCGGCCACATTTGCCAGGGCGCGGCGCATGATTACGCCGTCGGCATGCTCATCGACCGTGCCGGCGACGATAAATACTCCGGCGACACGACCGCGCAAGGTGCCGCCATCAATAATTCCTTCGCGATGCTCCTCGACCACGCCGGCAATGATTCGTACACCGGTACCGACACGAACCAATCACAGGCGGCCGGCCACGACGGTGGCAAACGCGAGTACGGTTCCATCGCGCTCCTCCTCGATCTCAGCGGTCAAGACTACTATTCGCAGGGACAGACGAACAACACCATCTGGCTCAAGCCGCTATATGGTGCGGGGCTGGATTGCGAAGCCGGCACGAATGCTTCAGGTGAGAGCGTTGTAGCTGCGCTTCTGCGAAGCGCAGAATTAAATAGTCCCAAACCTTTGAATCCCGTTCCCCAGAAGCGCCTCTACACCATCGCCCCGGTCGACCCGCATCAACCCATCGAACAATTGCTGCGCCGCGCGAACAGCGACAAGTCCGATGCAGCGACAGCATCGGCGGAGCTGAAGAAGCGTGGAGTGGAAGTGCTACCCTGGCTCATCTCGCGATTGGATAGCCCGGAAGTTCTCATACGAGTCAAGGCCGAGGAGGTGGCCGATGATCTCGGCACAAATTCCATTCCCTTGCTCATCGACGGCATCGACCACGCCAAGAACGATGATGTTGCCCGCATCTGTTGCTATTTTCTGGCACGTTTTGACGAGAAGGCACGCGCCGCCATTCCCCACATTCTGCCCTTGATTGACCGCGACAAGACAAGGACGACCGCATTTTATACACTCGGTCATCTACGTGCCCGCGCAGCGTTTAAGCCCGCAATGGCTGCGCTGGCCGATCCGCGGGAACTGGTGCGCCTGCGCGCCGCGCAAGCGCTGGGCCGGATCGCCGATGCGCGCGCGATTCCGAAGTTGATCGCCGTACTCAACGACGAGATGTACGACGTGCGTTACGCGGCCGCAGACTCGCTCGTCGTCTTGGGCCGACCCAGCATCGGACCGTTGCGCAAGGCCTTTGCGAAAGCGCCGCTGCGGGCGCGACCGCACATCATCGAAGCGTTGGTAAAGCTCGGCGATAAGCGCGCGTTGGCATGGGCGAAATCAGAATACAAAAATGACGATGTCCTTGTGCGGGCCGCCTTGGAGAAGCAATTCACAGAAGAGCTCGCCACCGCAACGAAGAAACGCTGA
- a CDS encoding sulfite oxidase-like oxidoreductase, whose product MDELNEKLIKGKERIAQAGRSRKGIAPAPAKLRLPPGQHEVKNWPVLDLGIQPEIPLDKWSLNIEGLVENPKLLTWPDFMALPQVDRTADFHCVTTWSRFDNHWQGVAFEAICDLVKPKPEAKFVLFTGFDGYSTNLPLDLAREDALVVHHWEGQPLEREHGGPARVVVSKVYAWKGAKWVKDIIFLPEDHPGFWEVRGYSNTADPWTDDRFS is encoded by the coding sequence ATGGACGAACTTAATGAGAAACTGATCAAGGGCAAGGAGCGCATTGCCCAAGCCGGTCGCTCTCGAAAAGGCATAGCTCCCGCTCCCGCTAAGCTGCGTCTTCCGCCCGGCCAGCATGAAGTGAAGAACTGGCCCGTCCTCGATCTTGGTATTCAGCCGGAAATCCCGCTCGACAAATGGTCGCTGAACATCGAAGGCCTCGTCGAAAACCCCAAGTTGCTCACGTGGCCGGATTTTATGGCCCTGCCGCAGGTCGATCGTACCGCCGATTTCCATTGCGTCACCACGTGGAGCCGATTCGACAATCACTGGCAGGGCGTGGCCTTTGAAGCCATCTGCGATCTCGTAAAGCCGAAACCGGAAGCGAAGTTCGTCCTCTTCACCGGCTTCGACGGCTACTCGACGAACCTGCCACTCGACTTGGCCCGCGAGGACGCGCTGGTCGTCCATCATTGGGAAGGCCAGCCGCTCGAGCGCGAACACGGCGGCCCCGCGCGCGTCGTCGTCTCGAAAGTCTACGCCTGGAAAGGCGCGAAGTGGGTGAAAGACATCATCTTTCTACCGGAAGATCACCCCGGCTTCTGGGAAGTCCGCGGCTATTCCAACACCGCCGACCCGTGGACCGACGACAGATTCTCGTGA
- a CDS encoding circularly permuted type 2 ATP-grasp protein, translating to MKFDGYNTDGFFDEMFSPDSSPRHEAKALVQRLQTLPQGELQRRQRAAEHALLQLGITFNVYGDAAGTERIFPFDVVPRVVGAKEWDRIERGLKQRIEALNLFLDDLYHKQKIIKDGVVPEEVIRSAKSFRAECVGIDPPRGIWCHITGTDLVRDGDGQVYVLEDNLRCPSGVSYVMENRQVMKRTFPQLFAATRIRPVVDYPSRLLDMLESIAPSRVESPRVVVLTPGPYNSAYFEHSFLAQQMGVELVEGRDLVVIDGLVVMRTTKGFERVDVIYRRIDDDFLDPRTFRADSALGVPGLMNVYKAGRIGLANAPGTGVADDKVVYAYIPKVIKYYLDQEPIIPNVPTYMCWEDKERKHVLENLDKLVVKAANESGGYGMLVGPHATKSEREEFAVKIQAAPRNYIAQPTLSLSRVPVLVEDHFEGRHVDLRPYILYGESIYVLPGGLTRVALKKGSLVVNSSQGGGSKDTWVLSDGGGGEAEGIH from the coding sequence ATGAAATTTGACGGCTACAATACCGATGGGTTTTTTGACGAGATGTTCTCGCCAGATAGTTCTCCCCGACACGAGGCGAAAGCGCTGGTCCAAAGACTCCAAACTCTGCCGCAGGGGGAACTGCAACGTCGTCAACGCGCGGCCGAGCATGCCCTGCTCCAACTCGGGATTACCTTCAATGTTTACGGCGATGCCGCGGGTACCGAGCGCATTTTCCCGTTCGACGTCGTGCCGCGCGTGGTAGGCGCCAAGGAGTGGGACCGGATCGAGCGCGGCCTCAAGCAGCGCATCGAGGCGTTGAACCTCTTCCTCGACGATCTCTACCACAAACAAAAAATCATCAAGGACGGTGTCGTGCCCGAAGAAGTGATCCGTTCCGCCAAGAGCTTCCGCGCCGAGTGCGTCGGCATCGATCCGCCGCGCGGAATCTGGTGCCACATTACCGGCACGGACCTCGTGCGCGACGGTGATGGACAGGTCTATGTGCTGGAGGACAATCTCCGTTGCCCGTCCGGCGTGTCCTACGTCATGGAAAATCGGCAAGTGATGAAGCGAACATTTCCACAATTATTTGCGGCGACGCGAATCCGTCCCGTCGTGGATTATCCGAGCCGCCTGCTGGATATGCTGGAATCCATCGCGCCGTCCAGGGTGGAGTCGCCGCGGGTGGTCGTGTTGACGCCGGGCCCTTACAACTCTGCGTATTTCGAGCATTCGTTTCTCGCGCAGCAGATGGGCGTGGAACTGGTCGAAGGGCGGGACCTGGTCGTGATCGACGGCCTGGTGGTGATGCGCACGACGAAGGGCTTTGAACGTGTCGACGTAATTTACCGGCGCATCGACGATGATTTTCTTGATCCGCGGACGTTCCGGGCTGACTCGGCGCTTGGGGTGCCGGGCTTGATGAACGTGTACAAAGCGGGACGTATTGGGCTGGCCAACGCACCGGGCACGGGAGTGGCCGACGACAAGGTCGTGTACGCTTATATTCCGAAGGTCATCAAGTATTACCTCGACCAGGAGCCGATTATTCCGAATGTGCCGACATATATGTGCTGGGAGGATAAGGAACGGAAACATGTGCTGGAGAACCTCGACAAGTTGGTCGTCAAGGCGGCGAACGAGTCGGGCGGTTACGGGATGTTGGTTGGACCACATGCCACGAAAAGTGAGCGCGAGGAATTCGCGGTGAAGATCCAGGCTGCGCCGCGCAATTACATCGCCCAACCGACGTTGTCGCTCTCACGCGTGCCGGTGCTGGTGGAAGATCATTTTGAAGGCAGGCACGTGGATTTGCGTCCCTACATTCTTTATGGCGAGTC